The Hugenholtzia roseola DSM 9546 genome contains a region encoding:
- a CDS encoding NUDIX domain-containing protein produces the protein MAEKMSEYENRLRVRVMGVLVEMQQGKPKMLLLRLAPFGEMGEFWLPPGGGVQFGEPMQVALQREFEEETGLQVRPTEFLTCHEFISEKYHAVELLWRVERVGGQIRRGYDPERAPTEQLIQNFAWFSYQALQALPLPKRYPLLDQEQFWKI, from the coding sequence ATGGCAGAAAAAATGTCTGAATATGAAAACCGTTTGCGTGTGCGCGTGATGGGCGTTTTGGTAGAAATGCAGCAAGGAAAGCCTAAAATGCTACTTTTGCGGCTTGCACCCTTTGGGGAAATGGGCGAATTTTGGCTACCGCCGGGCGGCGGTGTGCAGTTTGGTGAGCCTATGCAAGTGGCTTTGCAGCGCGAATTTGAGGAAGAAACGGGTTTGCAGGTGCGCCCCACTGAATTTCTGACTTGTCATGAATTTATTTCTGAAAAATACCATGCCGTAGAGCTTCTTTGGCGCGTAGAGCGCGTAGGGGGGCAAATTAGGCGTGGATACGACCCTGAACGTGCGCCCACCGAGCAACTGATTCAAAATTTTGCGTGGTTTTCGTATCAAGCCTTACAAGCCTTGCCGCTGCCCAAAAGATACCCACTTTTAGACCAAGAGCAGTTCTGGAAAATCTAA
- a CDS encoding DNA alkylation repair protein produces the protein MKEKFLYLQFEEAIQAQMQAHADPQTALAQAAYLRHLFPFLGLKKPLRAELLKGVLVDFPILKNDFFDKKAFYALLERLWLLPEREYQYLVLNLLEKKGKKNDFDEGFILLLERFALSKSWWDSVDGIAPLVGLYFKKYPQNRMLYLPKWYESKNIWLQRLVLIFQLSYKENTDTELLFKYIRLLSAEKEFFIQKAIGWALRQYARTDAQAVRLFVEQTPLAALSKREALKHLK, from the coding sequence ATGAAAGAAAAATTCCTCTACCTGCAATTTGAAGAAGCCATACAAGCCCAAATGCAAGCGCACGCCGACCCTCAAACCGCTCTGGCGCAGGCGGCTTACCTACGTCATCTTTTTCCATTCTTGGGTCTGAAAAAGCCGCTTCGTGCCGAACTCCTCAAAGGGGTGCTTGTGGATTTTCCTATCTTAAAAAACGATTTTTTTGATAAAAAAGCCTTTTATGCCCTTTTGGAAAGGCTTTGGCTGCTCCCTGAACGCGAATATCAGTATTTGGTCTTGAATCTTTTGGAAAAAAAAGGTAAAAAAAATGACTTTGACGAAGGCTTTATTCTTCTTTTAGAACGCTTTGCGCTTTCCAAATCGTGGTGGGATAGTGTAGATGGAATTGCGCCACTGGTGGGCTTATATTTTAAAAAATATCCTCAAAATAGAATGTTATATTTGCCTAAATGGTATGAAAGTAAAAATATTTGGTTGCAAAGGTTGGTGCTTATTTTTCAATTAAGCTACAAAGAAAATACGGATACTGAACTGCTTTTTAAATATATTCGCTTGCTTAGTGCCGAAAAAGAATTTTTTATACAGAAGGCTATCGGTTGGGCTTTGCGCCAATATGCACGCACCGACGCGCAGGCAGTTCGCCTTTTTGTCGAGCAAACCCCTTTGGCAGCTTTGAGTAAGCGCGAAGCCCTCAAACATTTGAAGTAG
- the sucD gene encoding succinate--CoA ligase subunit alpha, with protein sequence MSVLVNKHSKVIVQGFTGKEGAFHASQMIEYGTNVVGGVTPGKGGSSHLDRPVFNTVAEAVIATGADVSIIFVPPAFAADAVMEAADAGIKVIVAITEGIPAQDMVKAKAYVKQFEGVRLIGPNCPGVITPEEAKVGIMPGFVFKKGNVGIVSKSGTLTYEAADQVVKAGLGITTAIGIGGDPVIGTTTQEAVELLMNDPETEAIVMIGEIGGNLEAEAARWIQKDGNRKPVVGFIAGQTAPKGKRMGHAGAIIGGADDTAAAKMKIMESCGLYVVDSPALIGETVVRALAERKVKA encoded by the coding sequence ATGAGCGTATTGGTCAATAAGCACTCCAAAGTTATCGTACAAGGTTTTACAGGAAAAGAAGGAGCTTTCCACGCCTCGCAGATGATTGAATACGGCACAAACGTCGTAGGTGGCGTTACGCCCGGAAAAGGTGGAAGCAGCCACTTAGACCGCCCCGTCTTCAATACCGTTGCGGAAGCCGTCATTGCCACAGGTGCGGACGTGTCTATTATTTTTGTACCCCCCGCCTTTGCTGCCGACGCAGTAATGGAAGCCGCCGATGCAGGCATTAAAGTCATTGTCGCGATTACAGAGGGGATTCCTGCCCAAGACATGGTGAAGGCGAAAGCATACGTCAAGCAATTTGAAGGGGTGCGCCTAATTGGTCCCAACTGCCCAGGGGTCATTACACCCGAAGAGGCAAAGGTAGGCATCATGCCCGGTTTTGTCTTCAAAAAAGGCAACGTCGGTATTGTGTCAAAATCAGGAACGCTCACCTATGAGGCTGCCGACCAAGTCGTAAAAGCAGGCTTGGGCATTACCACTGCCATCGGAATTGGCGGCGACCCTGTCATTGGCACTACCACACAAGAGGCGGTAGAACTTTTGATGAACGACCCCGAAACCGAAGCTATCGTCATGATTGGCGAAATTGGGGGCAATCTCGAAGCCGAAGCTGCCCGTTGGATTCAGAAAGACGGCAACAGAAAGCCCGTTGTCGGCTTTATCGCAGGGCAGACTGCACCCAAAGGCAAGCGTATGGGGCATGCAGGTGCAATTATCGGAGGCGCAGACGATACCGCTGCCGCCAAGATGAAAATCATGGAATCTTGCGGACTCTATGTAGTAGATTCGCCTGCCCTTATCGGCGAAACCGTAGTGCGTGCCTTAGCAGAGCGCAAGGTAAAGGCTTAG